In one window of Stigmatella aurantiaca DNA:
- a CDS encoding helix-turn-helix domain-containing protein codes for MSAPRMAVSNAPAFLTVEEAAELLRVNRKTLYEAIRLDQVPGVARLGRILRIHRDTLLTWSLGNSRPALGDTKS; via the coding sequence ATGAGCGCGCCCCGTATGGCTGTGAGCAACGCGCCCGCCTTTCTCACCGTGGAGGAGGCCGCCGAATTGCTGCGGGTGAACCGGAAAACTCTCTACGAGGCGATCCGGCTCGACCAGGTGCCCGGCGTTGCGCGCCTCGGGCGAATCCTCCGCATCCATCGGGACACGCTGCTAACATGGAGCCTCGGTAACAGCAGGCCTGCGCTCGGAGACACGAAGTCATGA